A single window of Nocardioides baekrokdamisoli DNA harbors:
- a CDS encoding D-alanyl-D-alanine carboxypeptidase family protein, which produces MSRRRRRRPELRTRLLAIVSVLVVAAVAVGAYCWFRPLPSVRLSTSLIGTTPGEAYALPFPAVGSSAVAVDGLGLVAGHGVDERFSTASLAKVILALCVLEKAPLTPGQQGPTFTLTTSDIEIYNRALSMNASTLGVINGERLTEYQTLQALMIPSADNIADSLARWIFGSHQSYVAYARAWLHAHHLDRTVLGGDASGLHVGTTSTARDLVNLGLIAMRNPVLASIASQRGATFPVVGYKTNYDTVLGQGGITGLKTGNNGSNHGAFLFTSTAQIRGHRVDIAGVILGQPDLATALAAAPAVMDAARRGLRVDTVAIAGQTVGRTVTRWGASTPATAAETLTVLRWIGAPVTVSVDAAGSWLIASTGTSSERVRLIAPEPARPSFWWRLFRR; this is translated from the coding sequence CGTAGGCGCGTACTGCTGGTTCCGGCCTCTTCCCTCAGTCCGACTCTCGACCTCTCTCATCGGCACCACGCCGGGGGAGGCGTACGCGCTCCCGTTCCCGGCGGTCGGTTCGTCCGCCGTCGCCGTCGACGGTCTCGGCCTGGTCGCCGGCCACGGCGTCGACGAGCGGTTCTCCACTGCGAGCCTCGCGAAGGTGATCCTGGCGCTCTGCGTCCTGGAGAAGGCGCCGCTCACTCCGGGTCAGCAAGGGCCGACCTTCACCCTGACCACGTCTGACATCGAGATCTACAACCGGGCCCTCAGCATGAACGCCTCGACCTTGGGCGTCATCAACGGCGAGCGACTCACTGAATATCAGACCCTGCAGGCCCTGATGATCCCGTCGGCCGACAACATCGCCGACTCACTCGCCCGCTGGATCTTCGGATCCCATCAGTCCTACGTCGCGTACGCGCGGGCCTGGCTGCACGCTCATCACCTCGATCGCACCGTCCTCGGCGGCGACGCGAGCGGTCTGCATGTCGGCACGACGAGTACGGCACGTGACCTGGTCAACCTCGGCCTGATCGCGATGCGCAACCCGGTCCTTGCCTCGATCGCCTCCCAGCGCGGCGCCACGTTCCCGGTCGTGGGCTACAAGACCAACTACGACACTGTGCTCGGGCAGGGTGGGATCACCGGCCTCAAGACCGGCAACAACGGCAGCAACCACGGTGCGTTCCTGTTCACCTCGACGGCGCAGATCCGCGGTCATCGGGTCGACATTGCCGGCGTCATCCTGGGTCAGCCCGACCTGGCGACGGCACTGGCTGCGGCTCCGGCTGTCATGGACGCGGCCCGCCGCGGCCTCCGGGTCGACACCGTCGCCATCGCCGGTCAGACGGTCGGTCGCACCGTGACCCGCTGGGGCGCGTCAACCCCCGCAACGGCTGCCGAGACGCTCACGGTGCTGCGGTGGATCGGAGCGCCGGTCACCGTCTCCGTCGACGCAGCCGGCTCGTGGCTGATCGCGTCCACCGGGACCAGCAGTGAGCGCGTACGCCTGATCGCACCTGAGCCGGCGCGCCCGTCGTTCTGGTGGCGGTTGTTCAGGCGGTAG